Proteins from a genomic interval of Arvicanthis niloticus isolate mArvNil1 chromosome 26, mArvNil1.pat.X, whole genome shotgun sequence:
- the Esam gene encoding endothelial cell-selective adhesion molecule isoform X2 — protein MELHVPPGFNKLEAVEGEGVVLPAWYTMAREESSSHPWEVPLLIWFLEQEGKEPNQVLSYINGAMTNKPGVTLVHSISTRNVSLRLETLQEGDSGTYRCSVNVQDGKGTSMGNSIKSIELNVLVPPAPPSCSLQGVPYVGTNVTLNCKSPRSKPTAQYQWERLAPNSQVFFGPALDAIRGSLKLTNLSTAMSGVYVCKAQNRVGFAQCNVTLDVMTGSKAAVVAGAVVGTFVGLVLIAGLVLLYQRRNKTLEELANDIKEDAIAPRTLPWTKGSDTISKNGTLSSVTSARALRPPKAAPPRPGAFTPTPSVSSQALSSPRLPRTDEPPPQAVSLTPGGVSSSALSRMGAVPVMVPAQSQAGSLV, from the exons ATGGAGCTGCACGTCCCCCCGGGCTTCAACAAATTGGAGGCGGTAGAGGGAGAAGGAGTGGTGCTCCCCGCCTGGTACACGATGGCACGGGAGGAGTCTTCATCCCACCCCTGGGAGGTGCCCCTCCTCATTTGGTTCTTGGAACAAGAAGGGAAGGAACCAAACCAG GTGTTGTCTTACATTAATGGTGCCATGACAAATAAACCTGGAGTGACCCTGGTCCACTCTATCTCCACACGGAACGTGTCCCTGCGCCTGGAGACCCTCCAGGAGGGGGACTCTGGGACCTACCGCTGTTCTGTCAATGTCCAGGATGGTAAAGGCACAAGTATGGGTAACAGCATCAAAAGCATAGAGCTCAACGTGCTGG ttcctccagctcctccatccTGTAGTTTACAGGGTGTACCCTATGTGGGGACCAATGTGACCCTGAACTGCAAGTCCCCAAGGAGTAAGCCTACTGCTCAGTACCAGTGGGagaggctggccccaaactcccaAGTCTTCTTTGGACCAGCCTTAG ATGCCATCCGTGGATCTTTAAAGCTCACCAACCTTTCCACCGCCATGTCTGGAGTCTATGTCTGCAAGGCCCAAAACAGAGTGGGCTTTGCCCAGTGCAATGTGACCTTGGATGTGATGACAG GGTCCAAGGCTGCAGTGGTGGCTGGAGCGGTTGTGGGCACTTTTGTTGGGTTGGTCCTGATAGCTGGGCTGGTCCTGCTGTACCAACGCCGGAACAAGACCCTGGAAGAACTTGCGAATGATATCAA GGAAGATGCTATTGCCCCTCGGACCTTGCCTTGGACCAAAGGCTCAGACACAATCTCCAAGAATGGGACGCTTTCCTCCGTCACCTCAGCGCGAGCTCTGCGCCCACCCAAGGCTGCCCCTCCAAGACCTGGCGCTTTTACTCCCACACCCAGTGTCTCTAGCCAGGCCCTGTCCTCACCAAGATTGCCCAGGACAGATGAGCCCCCACCCCAGGCAGTATCCCTGACCCCGGGTGGGGTTTCTTCTTCTGCTCTGAGCCGCATGGGGGCTGTGCCTGTGATGGTGCCTGCACAGAGTCAGGCCGGGTCTCTCGTGTGA
- the Msantd2 gene encoding myb/SANT-like DNA-binding domain-containing protein 2 isoform X3, with the protein MEDYSQEDWGNHSQDLHGYPTDQELDEMPVSKRTLKIKQESSEEAQKRDTMQNIVQILESVQLKWELFQSWTDFSRLHLSNKLAIFGIGYNTRWKEDIRYHYAEISSQVPLGKRLREYFNSEKPEGRIIMTRVQKMNWKNVYYKFLEITISEARCLELHMEVDWIPIAHSKPTGGNVVQYLLPGGIPKSPGLYAIGYEECIERPLSPDVEHHALDPGKEGRVDLESLSAQASLQVEVEPTRIIYCYLGIAEVRTLQQCLFLHFQANTKTFSKDWVGINGFLSQNCIVDPGVSPKSIYIKFVEVERDFLSAGSLVECLEKAIGYPLKFNN; encoded by the exons ATGGAGGACTATTCACAGGAGGACTGGGGAAACCACAGTCAGGATCTCCATGGCTATCCAACAGATCAGGAATTGG ATGAAATGCCAGTTTCAAAGAGAacgttaaaaataaaacaagagtcTTCTGAAGAGGCACA GAAGCGAGACACCATGCAGAATATTGTACAAATTTTGGAGTCAGTGCAATTGAAATGGGAACTGTTTCAGAGCTGGACAGACTTTTCAAGGCTCCATCTTTCCAATAAATTGGCCATTTTTGGAATTGGCTATAACACCCGCTGGAAAGAGGATATCCGTTACCATTATGCTGAGATCAGCTCACAGGTGCCCCTTGGCAAGCGTCTTCGGGAGTACTTCAACTCTGAGAAGCCTGAGGGACGGATCATTATGACCCGAGTGCAGAAAATGAACTGGAAAAATGTTTACTACAAATTCTTGGAGATCACCATCAGCGAAGCGAGGTGCCTGGAACTGCACATGGAGGTTGACTGGATACCCATTGCCCACTCGAAGCCGACCGGGGGCAACGTGGTTCAGTATCTATTGCCAGGAGGGATCCCTAAAAGCCCAGGCCTTTATGCCATTGGCTATGAAGAATGTATTGAGAgacctctctctccagatgtggAGCACCATGCTCTGGACCCAGGGAAGGAGGGCCGAGTTGACCTGGAAAGCCTCTCCGCACAGGCCTCATTACAGGTGGAAGTAGAGCCCACCAGGATCATCTACTGCTACCTCGGCATCGCTGAAGTCAGGACTCTGCAGcagtgtttgtttttacatttccAGGCAAATACCAAAACCTTCAGTAAAGATTGGGTTGGTATTAATGGTTTTCTGTCTCAGAACTGTATTGTGGATCCCGGAGTGTCCCCTAAATCCATCTATATCAAATTTGTAGAAGTAGAGAGGGATTTTCTTTCCGCCGGCTCATTAGTTGAGTGTCTGGAAAAAGCCATCGGATACCCCTTAAAATTTAACAACTGA
- the Esam gene encoding endothelial cell-selective adhesion molecule isoform X1, which translates to MILPAGIPETSLLRVLFLGLNTLAAFSLAQMELHVPPGFNKLEAVEGEGVVLPAWYTMAREESSSHPWEVPLLIWFLEQEGKEPNQVLSYINGAMTNKPGVTLVHSISTRNVSLRLETLQEGDSGTYRCSVNVQDGKGTSMGNSIKSIELNVLVPPAPPSCSLQGVPYVGTNVTLNCKSPRSKPTAQYQWERLAPNSQVFFGPALDAIRGSLKLTNLSTAMSGVYVCKAQNRVGFAQCNVTLDVMTGSKAAVVAGAVVGTFVGLVLIAGLVLLYQRRNKTLEELANDIKEDAIAPRTLPWTKGSDTISKNGTLSSVTSARALRPPKAAPPRPGAFTPTPSVSSQALSSPRLPRTDEPPPQAVSLTPGGVSSSALSRMGAVPVMVPAQSQAGSLV; encoded by the exons ATGATTCTTCCGGCTGGAATCCCTGAGACCAGCTTGCTGCGGGTTTTGTTCCTGGGACTGAATACCCTTG CCGCCTTCTCACTGGCTCAGATGGAGCTGCACGTCCCCCCGGGCTTCAACAAATTGGAGGCGGTAGAGGGAGAAGGAGTGGTGCTCCCCGCCTGGTACACGATGGCACGGGAGGAGTCTTCATCCCACCCCTGGGAGGTGCCCCTCCTCATTTGGTTCTTGGAACAAGAAGGGAAGGAACCAAACCAG GTGTTGTCTTACATTAATGGTGCCATGACAAATAAACCTGGAGTGACCCTGGTCCACTCTATCTCCACACGGAACGTGTCCCTGCGCCTGGAGACCCTCCAGGAGGGGGACTCTGGGACCTACCGCTGTTCTGTCAATGTCCAGGATGGTAAAGGCACAAGTATGGGTAACAGCATCAAAAGCATAGAGCTCAACGTGCTGG ttcctccagctcctccatccTGTAGTTTACAGGGTGTACCCTATGTGGGGACCAATGTGACCCTGAACTGCAAGTCCCCAAGGAGTAAGCCTACTGCTCAGTACCAGTGGGagaggctggccccaaactcccaAGTCTTCTTTGGACCAGCCTTAG ATGCCATCCGTGGATCTTTAAAGCTCACCAACCTTTCCACCGCCATGTCTGGAGTCTATGTCTGCAAGGCCCAAAACAGAGTGGGCTTTGCCCAGTGCAATGTGACCTTGGATGTGATGACAG GGTCCAAGGCTGCAGTGGTGGCTGGAGCGGTTGTGGGCACTTTTGTTGGGTTGGTCCTGATAGCTGGGCTGGTCCTGCTGTACCAACGCCGGAACAAGACCCTGGAAGAACTTGCGAATGATATCAA GGAAGATGCTATTGCCCCTCGGACCTTGCCTTGGACCAAAGGCTCAGACACAATCTCCAAGAATGGGACGCTTTCCTCCGTCACCTCAGCGCGAGCTCTGCGCCCACCCAAGGCTGCCCCTCCAAGACCTGGCGCTTTTACTCCCACACCCAGTGTCTCTAGCCAGGCCCTGTCCTCACCAAGATTGCCCAGGACAGATGAGCCCCCACCCCAGGCAGTATCCCTGACCCCGGGTGGGGTTTCTTCTTCTGCTCTGAGCCGCATGGGGGCTGTGCCTGTGATGGTGCCTGCACAGAGTCAGGCCGGGTCTCTCGTGTGA